The following proteins come from a genomic window of Trifolium pratense cultivar HEN17-A07 linkage group LG4, ARS_RC_1.1, whole genome shotgun sequence:
- the LOC123922631 gene encoding transcriptional regulator SUPERMAN-like, with protein sequence MEGFHSNQYWLWMKRRQVETPIESWEEKAFAEDAARNILNGSIWPPRFYSCNFCKREFRSAQALGGHMNIHRRDRARLKQNLSPHNEIQKNDDFKFSTNSSLGNNYFSAKVSSQFKPCSRRRSLSPSRMISTIVNGREENFKDCVETSLSLGLGLTSMFGQKSSTILLGSLGERQKQHHISCEEKGMISCKRLKTNNISSLPSVFLKTCSNDHHRFMDFQPTEIVLGVNHGMEDLDLELRLGKQQKVIK encoded by the coding sequence aTGGAGGGATTTCACTCTAATCAATACTGGTTATGGATGAAGAGAAGACAAGTTGAAACACCAATAGAATCTTGGGAAGAAAAAGCTTTTGCGGAAGATGCAGCTAGGAATATACTTAATGGTAGCATATGGCCACCAAGATTTTATTCATGTAACTTTTGTAAAAGAGAGTTTAGGTCTGCTCAAGCTCTTGGTGGTCACATGAATATCCATAGGAGAGATAGAGCTAGACTCAAACAAAATCTTAGCCCTCATAATGAAATTCAAAAGAATGATGATTTCAAGTTTTCAACAAACTCATCACTAggtaataattatttttctgcAAAAGTGTCATCTCAATTTAAACCTTGTTCTAGAAGAAGATCACTTTCACCTTCTAGAATGATTTCAACTATAGTTAATGGAAGAGAAGAAAATTTTAAGGATTGTGTTGAAACAAGTTTGTCTTTGGGTTTGGGATTGACTTCGATGTTTGGACAAAAATCATCGACCATTCTGTTGGGGAGTCTGGGGGAGCGTCAGAAGCAACATCATATTTCTTGTGAGGAAAAAGGTATGATTAGTTGTAAGAGATTGAAGActaataatatttcttcattgcCTTCTGTTTTTCTCAAGACATGTTCAAATGATCATCATAGGTTCATGGATTTTCAACCTACAGAAATTGTTCTTGGAGTTAATCATGGAATGGAAGATTTAGATCTTGAACTTAGGTTAGGGAAACAACAAAAGGTTATTAAGtag
- the LOC123882167 gene encoding protein phosphatase 2C 37-like — translation MAEICCGVVGAGETPTPTIEPNSRNSVRRSLDFLPLKYIADMAIPSENISRKRQKLDPSTKKGVVSSESSTNEKSTKNEVVLVANCSNVSEAENEVVVVEDCPKYGITSVCGRRREMEDSVSVHPSFCEEKSEQNQNPFHFFGVFDGHGCSHVATMCKQRLHEIVDDEITKNREKESVDWKSTMEKSFIRMDKEVLNSTKTKQSFTCKCELQTPHCDAVGSTAVVAVVTPEKIVVSNCGDSRAVLCRNGVAIPLSSDHKPDRPDELDRINSAGGRVIYWDGARVLGVLAMSRAIGDNYLKPYVISEPEVTVTERSDEDECLILASDGLWDVVENDTACRVVQMCLKAEKTVSPPGSPGSVVTGVGSDKACSDASILLTKLALARHSSDNVSVVVVDLRRDQRQQ, via the exons ATGGCTGAGATTTGTTGTGGTGTTGTTGGAGCCGGAGAAACTCCGACTCCAACTATCGAACCAAATTCACGAAACTCCGTTCGCCGGAGTTTGGATTTTCTTCCGTTGAAATACATAGCTGACATGGCAATTCCGTCGGAAAATATTAGCCGGAAACGTCAGAAGCTAGATCCATCTACGAAAAAAGGAGTTGTCAGTTCCGAATCCAGTACGAATGAAAAATCTACGAAAAACGAAGTTGTCTTGGTTGCGAATTGTTCGAATGTTTCTGAGGCAGAAAAcgaggttgttgttgttgaagattGTCCCAAGTATGGAATAACATCAGTTTgtggaagaagaagagaaatggaAGATTCTGTTTCGGTGCATCCATCGTTTTGTGAAGAAAAAAGTGAACAAAATCAGAACCCGTTTCATTTCTTCGGTGTTTTCGATGGCCATGGTTGTTCACAT gTTGCAACTATGTGTAAACAAAGGTTACATgaaattgttgatgatgaaATAACCAAAAACAGAGAGAAAGAGAGCGTTGACTGGAAGTCAACGATGGAGAAGAGTTTCATTCGCATGGATAAAGAGGTTTTGAATTCCACCAAGACAAAACAGAGTTTCACTTGTAAGTGTGAGCTTCAAACTCCTCATTGTGACGCTGTTGGTTCCACCGCTGTTGTTGCCGTTGTCACGCCGGAGAAAATTGTTGTTTCCAATTGTGGTGATTCTCGTGCTGTTCTTTGCCGGAACGGTGTCGCCATTCCCCTTTCCTCCGATCACAAG CCGGATCGACCCGATGAGTTGGATCGGATCAACTCCGCCGGAGGACGCGTGATCTATTGGGATGGTGCAAGAGTGCTTGGAGTGTTGGCCATGTCTAGAGCCATTG GGGACAATTATTTGAAACCGTATGTTATTTCGGAACCAGAGGTAACGGTAACGGAGAGGAGTGACGAGGATGAGTGTTTGATTTTGGCGAGTGATGGTTTATGGGATGTGGTGGAAAATGATACGGCGTGTAGGGTAGTGCAGATGTGTTTAAAGGCGGAGAAGACGGTGTCGCCGCCGGGGTCACCAGGGAGTGTAGTGACGGGAGTTGGGTCAGATAAGGCTTGTTCCGATGCTTCAATTTTGTTGACGAAGTTGGCTTTGGCAAGGCATAGTTCGGACAATGTTAGCGTGGTGGTTGTTGATTTGAGGAGAGATCAACGTCAACAATAA